The sequence below is a genomic window from Saccopteryx leptura isolate mSacLep1 chromosome 3, mSacLep1_pri_phased_curated, whole genome shotgun sequence.
GTCAATGGAACATACAGAAGAGTTCAGAAATAGGGTCAGttgattttcaaaaaagatgcCAAGGCACTTCTGGGGGAAAGAATaatctattcaacaaatggtatcAGAGCATTTGGAAAGCCATCTGCAAAAATAAAACTCACCTCTCAGCATGTACAAATTTAACCCCAAAATGAACCCTAGGCCTAAATTCAGAGTaaaaactgaaactttaaaaaaggagaaaacctgAGATCTTGGATTTGGCAAGGATCGCTTAGTCCTGACACAAAAACAACTGATAAATAGGactcatcaaaatttaaaaaacagacttTTCACCACTTCTCAGTTTTTCAAAAGACACTTAGACTGAAAAGGCAAGAcaatatatttgcaaaatatgtATCTGGTAAAGGACtcatatttagaatatttttttaaacttaaaattcaaTAACATGAAGcaaaacccaatttaaaaatgggcaagttttgcctgacctgtggtggcacaggggataaagcgtcgatctggaaatgctgaggtcgccggttcgaaaccctgggcttgcctgatcaaggcacatatgggagttgatgcttccagctcctccccccttctctttctctgtctctctctcctctctccctctctgtctttttctccctctctcctctctaaaaatgaaaaaataaaataaaaattaaaaaaaataaataaaaatgggcaaattttattttatttttttttacttgaactaATACGTAACTGAAGGTATACAGGAATGgcaaataaatgcatgaatagctgctcaatatcactagtcattagattAGGGAAATACAAAGTCATACCATGAGATGCCACCACACACCCACTGTGGTGACGGTACCAGGTTTgcgcaaggatgtggagcaatggGAACTTTCCTGCACTACTACTGATGGGAACGCAGAACTGTATAACCACTTAGGGAAGTAGTTTGACAGCTTCTTAAAAAGTAGAACATACCTACTATAAAAATCAGCCATTTCACACCTAAATATTTACCCAAGAAAAAAGAAggcatatgtccacacaaagactgATTCACAAATATTTCCTCAAGTGTGTTTATAAAATGTCTAAACTAGACATTTGGAAACatcccaaatgtctatcaatagatgattggGTTGCCAGACCATGGTATGtctatacaatggagtactactcagcagtaaaaaggaacaaacttggTACATGCAACATTGATAACTTGATTCTGAATGAAAATACTTAGGTGAAAAACAGTACATactgtatggttttatttctgtaaagttctagaaaatgcaaacagaTGTAGTGACAAAAATTAGATAAGTGTGAGGATACAGAGTGGTGAGAAGGGGCATGAATTAACTTGATGAATATGTTCTTTATCTTGATTATTTTGGTTTCACACGTATCTGAACTCACTAAGTtgcataatttaaatattttaaattattgagcATTATGCCTTCATTAAACAGAATCAGGAGGCtttcagtaataaaaacaaaggatGAGGATGACCTGGAGTGGAGTATGAGAAAGTGGACAAATCAACTGTAATCTATTTGCTTAAAAGAAATCACAGCTTAAAAGTGGTGGAGCTAGAATTTAAGCCTGAGTCTGACTCCAAAATCCAtggtctaagtcaggggtccccaaactttttacacagggggccagttcactgtccctcagactgttggagggccggactataaaaaaaactatgaacaaatccctatgcacactgcacatatcttattttaaagtaaaaaaacaaaacgggaacaaatacaatatttaaaataaagaacaagtaaatttaaatcaacaaactgaccagtatttcaatgggaactatgggcctgcttttggctaatgagatggtcaatgtctggttccatatttgtcactgctagctattacaagtgatatgatgcgcttccggagccgtgaggtgtgtatcccgcatcaccggaagtagtactgtacgtgagtgatgctgccaatgaccaccaatgaaagaggtgccccttccggaactgcggcgggggccggataaatggcctcagggggccgcatgtggcccacgggccgtagtttggggacccatggtCTAAGTCAATACACTTATACTTAGAAGGACACCATATGTTTGACTTGTACAATTGAGTGAGGAGTGATGACTGTTACAACAGGAGAAGCAGATTTGGGAAAGGAGATGTGTTTGTATTCCCTGTGGCACCAGGTATAGAAGCTTATGTAGTCAATGAGTGAGTGGAGATGTGAACTGAAGTTTTTAGGTGGCAAAGATAAACATGTAGTGTGATAGAATTTTACTTAGTTATGGGCTTATTGCCTATTGACTAACAGCTGGAAAGAGATTTAATATTTTCCAGTCCAATGACCTAACCGTTGGATTAATCATTTCTCAGTATCTTTCAAGTGGTTGTCCCTGACCACGCTCACTGATGGGAATTAACCTAACTCAGAAAATTATTgtacttttaaataaatcttaGTAGAAAGTTAATTCTTCCAAGTGGATATACCTCTGTACTCTCTGTTCTGGATTGACTTGTGTCTCTTAAAAAGAGATGAAGGCCTAACTCCCAATGCTTCAGAATGTGACTCTATTTGAGAACAGGGTCATtgaagatgtaattagttaaggtgAGTTCCTACTGGAGTAGGGTGGACCTTAATCCAGTGTGAGTGGTTCTTCTCAGAACTGGAAAAGACACAGACACGTGAGAGGAGAACACCATGTAACAAGGGAGTGATGTATCTGCAGGCCAAGCAGCACCAAAGATTGCTGGAATGGTCAAGGgaggattctcccctagagccctTGGAGAACACGATCTGCTGACACCTGGTTGTGGACTTCTAGCTACAGAACTGCAAGAATCAATTTCTGTTATTTCGGCTGCCAGTTAGTGATACTTTCtactaggaaactaatacaaagggTAAACAATTTATTCTCTGGGAAAACACTGTCTCTAGGTATCGCTTTCCCCTTTTCTGCTGGAAGAGTCAGGCAGCCAGCATTACTATCTGGAGTCTTATGGGAGTACATGACCCACAGGCCTGAACTGCACACGGAGGACCCACTTCACAGCAAAGGAGGTGTGTGAGTGGGCCcatgaccatgggatcatctgGCCATATGTATGCACCATCTGGAAGTATTTGGCCTGAGCGTGCATTAGAATAGCCTACAGGCGGGACAGTGATGTGTCAGTTTGAAGGCATAGTCTGCAGAGGTGGGTACCATCTTCCAGGATGCTGTATGTGCGCTTGAGTCAAGAGACCTCTGTATGGGGCCAGTGGGAAGAATACATGGGTCCTGAAAACCATGTACCCCATTCCTGCCAGGGACTTCACAGGTGTCCTGTTGTACTCCAAGTTATAGCTACTGTCCTAGTCCTTTGGATTTCCTATGTggaggacagacaggcaagaaggcaTCTTGGCAGGGGTGATTGATCCTGATATCTAGGTCATGAATCCAAATAGGCTCAAGGTGATCTCTtataggtatttttctttttaagattttatttattggtttttagagagtaggggaaagagagacagtgaatgaaagggaggaaggagtagaaagcatcaacttgctttccaaatgtgccttgacagggaaaacctagggctttgaaccggtgacctcggcatttcaggtcgatgctttattcactgcatcaccacaagtcaggttcTTATGAGTTTAGACTGGAGGAAGACAATCTAATTTTGCTTGAGCATATTTTTTCCCAAGAAGtatattaagcctgaccaggcagtgacgcaatggatagagagttgaaCCGGGATCCAAAGTCGcagttttgaaaccccgagattgctggcttgagcacaggctcaccagcttgagtgtggggttgctgtcTGGAGCAtgtgatcataaacatgacctcctggtcactggcttgagcctaaaggtcgctggcttgaggaaagggtcactcgctctgctatagccccgcAGTCaaagtatatatgagaaagcaatcaatgaacaactaaggagccgcaatgagtgcttctcatctctcttcctctctctgcctgtccctttctgttacaaaaaaaaaaaaaaagtaatattaaagTTCTTTAGTAGTAGTTCCTAAATCTGAATGTAGTTTCTATATCAGAAGAGGCTTTTGGAGACCACTGCCTTCTGTAGTACATGAGAACTGTGTAGCGATATtgacaatttaatgaacaaaaataacagtACTCCTGGAAAATTAAGTCATGAAAATTTACTTGACTTTTAGCTTGAAGTAAAAAGTAATGTTTTACTTCTTTATCCTACTGGCTTGCATATTGCCTACTATAAATCAAGAGCTTCATAAATGCTAAATGATTAACCAAGTTCTGAACTTTTTTTCAAGTAGGAGGTCTGTCATTCTCATTTTGATGTTCTTGGAATCACATCCCTAGTGCAAACATTGACCTGGCCAAAGTGTTCTCTCTTTTTACAAAGCTCATGAgagcctctctttttttttttttcatttttctgaagctggaaacagggagagacagtcagacagactcccacatgcgcccgaccgggatccacccggcacgcccaccaggggcggtgctctgccccccagggggcgatgctctgcccatcctgggcgtcgccatgttgcgaccagagccactctagcgcctgaggcagaggccacagagccatgcccagcgcccgggccatctttgctccaatggagccttggctgcgggaggggaagagagagacagagaggaaagcgcggcggaggggtggagaagcaaatgggcgcttctcctatgtgccctggccgggaatcgaacccgggtcctccgcacactaggccgacgctctaccactgagccaaccggccagggcgagagccTCTCTTGAGCTCATACATGCCTGccagggacagaaaggaaagagagaatgttttctatctttgtctaccccccccccaaacacacacacacacacacacacacacacacacacacacacacacacacacacaaaatatgacTTCAATATAGCATTGCTGCTGAGTGTTAAACTAATTCCTCTCATTTTCATTCCTGTACAGTTTGGAGTGGAGCCAGACTCACATGTTAGAGGAATCATTcttccccaggtgattctgacgCAGAGTCAGGTTCAAGGAACACCGTTGTAACTCATTTCCAAGTTTCTTAGGTCATCAGCAGTGTGATTTCTCTCTCACACATCAATCTCAGAGGATGGAAAACAAAGTCATTTTCAGCTGTAACTCAGTCTCAGAGTGTACATACTGTAGGGGAGAGCACAGCCAAGAAATGAGAGCAACATATACAAAATGTAATTCTCTTGCATAAGGAGGAAATAATATAcacactaaataaaaattaagaggaaatagaatttctgtttaaaataaacCCGGCCCTCATATAAATGTTATCTTTGTTTGCAAGTAAACTCACTGAATTTGAGTTTGTTTTATGAACCAGAGAGTCAGGGTTGGTACTGGCTTCAGACTAGCTGGAAGTGGGGCCCACAGGTAGTCAGGCTCTACCTCCTCCTTCAGCTCTGCTTGCCTTTATTTTACAGGCAGAACCTCTCCGCGGGGTGGGCAAGAGGCTCCATCCAGATGTTCCCTCCCAGCCTGGCAACTGCAGTGTCTGGGCAGCCAGCTTAGTGCTGATCCACCCTGCTTGGTCTTTTCATTGTCTCTTTTCTgatatctttttccttttgtttttggtctttcggaatttattttaaaattatgattgacATACAAAATTTTTGGTCTCTGTCTTCCACATGAGATACTTTCTCCTGTGACTAAGAGGCACTAAAGACTGATTCGTTCTCTGCACATGGGCATggcttccttttatttatttttttaagattttatttattgattttagagaggacagagggagcgagagaaaggaaggagggaggagtgggaagcatcaactcataattgcttctcctatgtgacctgaccaggcaagcccagggtttcgagttGGCGACCACAGTGCTCcagatcgacactctatccactgtgccaccacaggtcagacttatttttattttaatttattgatttgaaagagagaggaagagagaggaacatcaatctgtccctgtatgtgccctgatggggtactgaaccagcaacctgttTGCTTTGagaagatgctctgcccagctgagccatccagccagggcttaggcATGGCGTTTTGACCTGCAGGATTTCCTGTAGTGTCATCAGTGAGCCTGATTGTTGTTGCTAGTGTTGGGTGACTCCAACAGGATGTATAAATTGTTCTCTTGCAAACAGACTATCAGGTTCTCCAGAAAAACCTTCAGCTCCTTGCCTGAGTGTCAggcaaatataataatgatgaaaaagTTTGCCCCATTGTCAGGAATTTccaaaatgtgacacagagacacaaaGTAAGCAAATTATGTTGGAAAAGTGGTGCCAATAGAATTGCTTGATGGAGGGTTGCCATaaactttcaattttaaaaaaacacagtatCTGTGAAACGGAATAAAGTACAATAAAACTAAGAATACCTGTGCACAGAGATTGTTAAGGGGCATGAAGTATAATTAATTACATTATTTCAaacttaaaattagaaaaattcatTGAAATATGACTTTGaaaaagatagatatatataatatattgtgtaCTGAACTAACATTACctttcatttgtcttttaaataaTGGCTGGTGAACTATGTCTATAAAATGGCAGATTTGGGAGCTCTACAGACTCTactgcaactactcaactctgcagATGCATAAAAGCAGTCATAAACAGTATGTAATGAAAGGGCATGACTGTcttcaaaatatactttatttacaaaaacaggcagcaaATCATTCGTGACCCCAGGCTATAGTTTGCTAAtcctgctctttttttaaaaaatagattttagagagataagaaggcagagagagaaagaaacattgattcgtttttctacttattcatgcattcattggttgattcttgtatgtgccctgacccagcatcgaacccacaaccttggcatattgggtggATGCTCCAACCCACTGAGGTACCCAGGCAGGGCTGTTGCTAATCCTGTAGCATTGACATCTATCTTTTTAGACATTGGGCCATCAatggtcttttatttatttatttataatttaatttttatttatttattcattttagagaggagagagtgagagagagagagagagagagaaaggggggaggagcaggaagcatcaactcccatatgtgccttgaccagacaagtgcagggttttgaaccagcaaccgcagtgttccaggtcgactctttatccactgcgccaccacaagtcaggcctcaatggtcctttctttattctttattcttattattgattttttagaggaaggaagggagaaagtgaaagagagagacaggaacatggacccatttctgtatgtgccccgactggggattgaactggcgacttctgtgcttcaggacaatgctttaattaactgagctatctggccagagctcaaTGGTCCTTTCAAGATGACACTTTAGAccttagaaataagaaaatagagcTAGTAGAGAATGAAATCAAGACGTATAAAAATGtgcctggctggatggctccgttggtcagagcatcaacctgaagcatagaggttgctgttttgtgccctggtcagggcacatataggaataggTCCatgttcctgtcggtctgtctctctctatgtttctctcttgttaaaaatcaaataattttttaaaataccaataaaaacATAATCAGTTGGTGACAAATACATGTCCTTATATATCTGGCCAAACCCATAGAAAGTACAACACAAGCGGAGAGCCCCAATATCAATGGTCATTGCAGGTTCCCCAGCTGTCACTGCAGCTGCCATTGCAGGTTCCCCAGCTATCACTGCAGCTGTCATTGCAGGTTCCCCAGCTGTCACTGCAGTTGTCATTGCAGGGTCCCCAGCTATCACTGCAGCTGTCATTGCAGGTCCCCCAGCTATCACTGCAGCTGTCATTGCAGGTTCCCCAGCTGTCACTGCAGGTTCCCCAGCTGTCACTGCAGCTGTCACTGCAGGGTCCCCAGCTGTCACTGCAGCTGTCATTGCAGGTTCCCCAGCTATCACTGCAGTTGTCATTGCAGGTTCCCCAGCTGTCACTGCAGCTGTCACTGCAGTTGTCATTGCAGGGTCACCAGCTGTCACTGCAGCTGTCATTGCAGGTTCCCCAGCTATCACTGCAGCTGTCATTGCAGGGTCCCCAGCTGTCACTGCAGCTGTCACTGCAGCTGTCATTGCAGGTTCCCCAGCTATCACTGCAGTTGTCATTGCAGGGTCCCCAGCTGTCACTGCAGCTGTCATTGCAGGGTCCCCAGCTATCACTGCAGCTGTCATTGCAGGGTCCCCAGCTGTCATTGCAGGTTCCCCAGCTGTCACTGCAGCTGTCATTGCAGGTTCCCCAGCTGTCACTGCAGGTTTCCCAGCTGTCACTGCAGCTGTCACTGCAGGTTCCCCAGCTGTCACTGCAGCTGTCATTGCAGGGTCCCCAGCTATCACTGCAGCTGTCATTGCAGGTCCCCCAGCTGTCACTGCAGCTGTCATTGCAGGGTCCGCAGCTGTCACTGCAGCTGTCACTGCAGGTTCCCCAGCTGTCACTGCAGCTGTCATTGCAGGTTCCCCAGCTATCACTGCAGCTGTCACTGCAGGGTCCCCAGCTGTCACTGCAGCTGTCATTGCAGGTTCCCCAGCTATCACTGCAGCTGTCATTGCAGGGTCCCCAGCTGTCACTGCAGCTGTCACTGCAGCTGTCATTGCAGGTTCCCCAGCTGTCACTGCAGTTGTCATTGCAGGGTCCCCAGCTGTCACTGCAGCTGTCATTGCAGGGTCCCCAGCTGTCATTGCAGGTTCCCCAGCTATCACTGCAGCTGTCATTGCAGGTTCCCCAGCTGTCATTGCAGGTTCCCCAGCTGTCACTGCAGCTGTCATTGCAGGGTCCCCAGCTGTCATTGCAGGTTCCCCAGCTGTCACTGGAGCTGTCATTGCAGGTTCCCCAGCTGTCACTGCAGGTTTCCCAGCTGTCACTGCAGCTGTCACTGCAGGTTCCCCAGCTGTCACTGCAGCTGTCATTGCAGGGTCCCCAGCTATCACTGCAGCTGTCATTGCAGGTCCCCCAGCTGTCACTGCAGCTGTCACTGCAGGGTCCCCAGCTGTCACTGCATCTGTCACTGCAGGGTTCCCAGCTGTCACTGCAGCTGTCACTGCAGGGTCCCCAGCTGTCACTGCATCTGTCATTGTAGGTTCCCCAGCTGTCACTGCATCTGTCATTGTAGGTTCCCCAGCTGTCACTGGAGCTGTCATTGCAGGTTCCCCAGCTGTCACTGCAGCTGTCATTGCAGGTTCCCCAGCTGTCACTGGAGCTGTCATTGCAGGTTCCCCAGCTGTCACTGCAGCTGTCACTGCAGGTTCCCCAGCTGTCACTGCAGCTGTCATTGCAGGTTCCCCAGCTGTCACTGCAGGTTCCCCAGCTGTCACTGCAGCTGTCATTGCAGGTTCCCCAGCTGTCACTGCAGTTGTCATTGCAGGTTCCCCAGCTATCACTGCAGCTGTCATTGCAGGTTCCCCAGCTGTCACTGCAGCTGTCATTGCAGGTTCCCCAGCTGTCATTGCAGGTTCCCCAGCTGTCACTGGAGCTGTCATTGCAGGTTCCCCAGCTGTCACTGCAGCTGTCACTGCAGGTTCCCCAGCTGTCACTGCAGCTGTCATTGCAGGTTCCCCAGCTGTCACTGGAGCTGTCACTGCAGGTTCCCCAGCTGTCACTGCAGCTGTCATTGCAGGTTCCCCAGCTGTCATTGCAGGTTCCCCAGCTGTCACTGCAGGTTCCCCAGCTGTCACTGCAGTTGTCATTGCAGGTTCCCCAGCTATCACAAATGTGCCACTCTAGTGGGGTATGTGGATAATGgaggaggctatgcatgtgtgggggCAGAGGGATATGAGAAAACcttcagttttgctgtgaacctaaaactactctaaaaaataaagtctattttaagaAATGATCAGGTGATGAGTAAAGATACAAAGGGAAATTAGCAATATGGTGACTGTTCTTATTTTCCAGTTCCTAGCTGGGAGTCAGAGACTTTGGCCCCATCTACAGGCAGAGTCCCTCTGTTTGGTCTCCAACTGAGCCTTAACAGTTCCTAAAATGTTCTCCCTGACTGTGTTCCATGCCAAACAGTGCCCACGGTCAGACGACTTTGTGAAGCAGCACATCCTAGCCCTTCTCAGCGACCCCATATATATTAGAAGAAAGGTGCTGAGAAATTTTACAGTAAAGAAGCtttaacctgcctgaccaggtggtgatgcagtggatagagcattgacctgggatgctgaggacccaggtttgaaaccctgaggtcacaggcttgagtgcaggctcactaccttgagtatggaatcagatatgacccatggtcactggcttgaaacccaaagtcactggcttgagtccaaggttgctggcttgagcaaggggtcactggctcagctgaagccccccggtcaagccacatatgggaaagcaatgaataactaaggtatcgcaattaTGAGTTATTggtgtcatctctctcccttcctgtctgtccctgcctgtttctctctctctctctctctctctctcacacacacacacacacacacacacacacacacacacacacacacatacacactcaaaaaaaaaggaaagaaaagaaagaaagaaaaagaaactttagcctgacaggtggtggtgcagtggatagagcatcagactgggatgccgaggacccaggttccagaccccgaggtcgccagcttgagcgcgggctcatctggtttgagcaaaaactcaccagcttggacccaaggttgctggctcaagcaacatgttactcggtctgctgaaggcccgctgtcagggcatatacaagaaagcaatcaatgaacaactaaggtgtcgtaatgcgcaatgaaaaactaatgattgatgcttctcatctctccgtccctgtctatccctctctctgtctctgtaaaaaaaaaaagaaactttaacttTGTTGAACTCACGGCTTCTTAACCATAGTCAATCAAACAACCCATTCTTCACATCACATCTATTACTCTCTGCTGAAATAATTACATAGAATTACAATATGTGACATTCTGAATCAGTTCTATTCCTGGTCTGGAATTTGAGATTCCATTGGCAATCTTGTTTTAGATTGGTCCTGGCTTTGTGTTTTGAATTTAGGGGATCCCAGGGTAATTCTGACAGTATTTATTGAACCTGCCACTAAAGGAAGTGCAGGGAAAATTGTGACCTGGCAGGATCTAGTGACGACTGTTTTAATTCCTTTTGTTCTGTAAAGAGACAGACACTTACTCACTGGAGAACAGTGGAAAAGTGGCTCCAACCTGGGAGTGGTTAGAACATTTCTGACCTTAGGGATTAAGTAAACCAGCAGCTGGCTATGAGAATTGACTGAGCCCACAGTCCAGAGACAGTGTGCTCATGTTCTGGGCTCTCAGAAGCCCAGCTGAGGGTCTGGTAGGACGGGAAATCCAGGCCATCTgctcactccttttttttttctgttttcctttatacacacacacccctacctttatatatataaacttttatatatataaagtttatatatatataaacttttaaaaattgattttagagaggaagaaagaaagagaaaccagtttgttgttccacttatttatgcattcattggttgattcttgtatgtgccctgacaggggattaaAGCTGCAACTTTGATGTAtcgagacgatgctctaaccaactgagctacctggccaggacctgctCACTCCTTTTTCTGTGGCACAAACAAGATGTCTGTGTCCACCCAGAGGGGTACATTTCAACTTTTTTCAAAAATGCATTTGTAACGTaattaagaaatatgtatttggtcTCTGTCTCCAGTTTCTGAccacagagctcctaaaatccTTGTAATTTCCTGAGTGATACAGGAGAtaggaacatctttttttttaattaattaattttatttttattttagtgagagcagaggaggcagagaaatagactcctgcatttgcctgGACCaccatccacccagcaagcccactagggggcagtgctctacccatctgggacattgttcctttgctcagcaactgagccattttttttaacacctgaggcagaggtcatgaagccatccatTAATCACCAATGGCCATGATTTGGTCAACCATGCTTACATAATGAACTGCATTATCTAAGGTTTTTTACGGAGGCTTCATTATGTAAGCATGGTGAACAAGAGCTTAGTGGCCGGCCAGAGGGTGGTGTACCCCAATGCCATGGGGGAGAAACTGCTGTGCTTGGGACCCTTCAGCTCTGGCCCTATGTATCTCTTCCTCTGGCTGTTCATCTGTGTCCTTTATGATAAACAGGTAAACACAAGTGTTTCTGTGAGCTTAATGACCTGTTTTAACAATTTATTGAACCCAAGGAGAGGGTCATGGGCACCCTCGATTTGTTGCCACATTGGTCAGACAGACCAGAGGCCTGGGACTTGCAAGGGTGTCTGAGTGCAGGTGTGGGAAAGAGCCCTTAAGCTGTGGGGCCTATGCTAACTCCTGGTAGCTTGTGTcaaaattgaattgaattgaaggATGCCCGGTCAGTGTCCAGAGAGTTGGTCAGTGTGGGGGGAACAAAACGTCACAAAGTTGGTGTCAGAGGAGCTGAATAGAGAAAAGGTTTACCTTTAGTTGGTGTGAGAAAAGCGGGATGTGCTCGgacagccctggctgcaggaacgTGGTTTGGGGAGAGGAAAGATGGAAGGGTCAAGGGGAAACATTCGGCCTGatcatgtggtggcgcagtggatagagcgttggactgggatgcggaaggacccaggttcgagaccacagggtcgccagcttgagtgcgggctcatctggcttgagcaaaaagagctcaccagcttggacccaaggttgctggctcaagcaaggggttactcggtctgctgaaggcccgtggtcaaggcacatatgaaaaagcaatcaatgaacaactaaggtgtggcatcgaaaaactgatgattgatgcttctcatctctctccgttcctgtctgtctgtccctatctatccctctctctgactctctctctgtccctgtaaaaaaaaaaagaaagaaaaaaaaagggaaacatttGGTTCCTGGGTGCCCACATGTTCACCCATGCATGGAGCAGCCTCTGCTATACTCAGTCACTAAAAGTAAAAGTTACCAGTGGGATTCAGAGACAgatcctctcctggggctggtccTCTTGATGCCTAAGGAAACGTGAAGTGAGATAAGCCACCCCTCGGTCACTGTGATCTGTACTAAGGTGGAACTAAAAGAGAgcgctggggccctggctggttggctcagcggtagagcgtcggcctggcgtgcggggaacccgggttcgattcccggccagggcacataggagaaacgcccatttgcttctccaccccccccttcctctctgtctctctcttcccctcccgcagccaaggctgcattggagcaaagatggcccgggctctggggatggctccttggcct
It includes:
- the LOC136398532 gene encoding ice-structuring glycoprotein-like, producing the protein MVIAGSPAVTAAAIAGSPAITAAVIAGSPAVTAVVIAGSPAITAAVIAGPPAITAAVIAGSPAVTAGSPAVTAAVTAGSPAVTAAVIAGSPAITAVVIAGSPAVTAAVTAVVIAGSPAVTAAVIAGSPAITAAVIAGSPAVTAAVTAAVIAGSPAITAVVIAGSPAVTAAVIAGSPAITAAVIAGSPAVIAGSPAVTAAVIAGSPAVTAGFPAVTAAVTAGSPAVTAAVIAGSPAITAAVIAGPPAVTAAVIAGSAAVTAAVTAGSPAVTAAVIAGSPAITAAVTAGSPAVTAAVIAGSPAITAAVIAGSPAVTAAVTAAVIAGSPAVTAVVIAGSPAVTAAVIAGSPAVIAGSPAITAAVIAGSPAVIAGSPAVTAAVIAGSPAVIAGSPAVTGAVIAGSPAVTAGFPAVTAAVTAGSPAVTAAVIAGSPAITAAVIAGPPAVTAAVTAGSPAVTASVTAGFPAVTAAVTAGSPAVTASVIVGSPAVTASVIVGSPAVTGAVIAGSPAVTAAVIAGSPAVTGAVIAGSPAVTAAVTAGSPAVTAAVIAGSPAVTAGSPAVTAAVIAGSPAVTAVVIAGSPAITAAVIAGSPAVTAAVIAGSPAVIAGSPAVTGAVIAGSPAVTAAVTAGSPAVTAAVIAGSPAVTGAVTAGSPAVTAAVIAGSPAVIAGSPAVTAGSPAVTAVVIAGSPAITNVPL